Proteins encoded by one window of Streptomyces sp. NBC_01477:
- a CDS encoding class I SAM-dependent RNA methyltransferase — translation MQTEPAPSLVGQEYEVEIGPVAHGGHCLARTDEGQVLFVRHALPGERVVVRVTDGEAGANFLRADAVRVLTASKDRVEAPCPFSGPGRCGGCDWQHAAPGAQRRLKAAVIAEQLARLAGLTPEQAGWDGTVMPAPGDKVAKGEVPAWRTRVQYAVDAEGRAGLRKHRSHDVEVIDHCMIAAPEVTELGVEARSWPQIATVEAIAATGSSDRQVVLTPQPGGRLPIVELDRPVSVLRIGERDHAVHRVHGRDFVRERAAGRTWRVGDGGFWQVHPKAAELLIEAVMQGLMPRKGDMALDLYCGVGLFAGALAERVGERGAVLGIESGKRAVQDARHNLQDLDRVRIEHGKVDQVLPRTGITEVDLIVLDPPRTGARLPTVRHLASLGARRIAYVACDPAALARDLGYFAQEGYRPVTLRAFDLFPMTHHVECVAILVPEAKAS, via the coding sequence ATGCAGACCGAGCCCGCCCCGTCACTGGTCGGCCAGGAGTACGAGGTAGAGATCGGCCCGGTGGCGCACGGCGGCCACTGCCTGGCGCGGACCGACGAGGGACAGGTGCTGTTCGTCCGGCACGCCCTGCCCGGCGAGCGGGTCGTCGTCCGGGTCACCGACGGCGAGGCCGGCGCGAATTTCCTGCGGGCCGACGCCGTACGCGTCCTGACCGCGTCCAAGGACCGCGTCGAGGCGCCCTGCCCCTTCTCGGGCCCCGGCCGCTGCGGCGGCTGCGACTGGCAGCACGCCGCCCCCGGCGCCCAGCGCCGTCTCAAGGCCGCGGTCATCGCGGAACAGCTGGCCAGGCTCGCCGGGCTCACCCCGGAGCAGGCCGGCTGGGACGGCACCGTGATGCCGGCCCCCGGCGACAAGGTCGCCAAGGGCGAGGTGCCCGCCTGGCGCACCCGCGTGCAGTACGCGGTGGACGCCGAAGGGCGCGCGGGACTGCGCAAGCACCGCTCGCACGACGTCGAGGTCATCGACCACTGCATGATCGCCGCGCCCGAGGTCACGGAGCTGGGCGTGGAGGCCCGCAGCTGGCCGCAGATCGCCACGGTCGAGGCGATCGCCGCCACCGGGTCCAGCGACCGGCAGGTCGTCCTCACCCCGCAGCCGGGCGGCCGGCTGCCCATCGTGGAGCTGGACCGCCCCGTCTCGGTGCTGCGGATCGGCGAGCGCGACCACGCCGTCCACCGCGTCCACGGCCGCGACTTCGTCCGCGAGCGGGCCGCGGGCCGCACCTGGCGGGTCGGCGACGGCGGCTTCTGGCAGGTCCACCCGAAGGCCGCGGAGCTGCTGATCGAGGCCGTCATGCAGGGCCTGATGCCGCGCAAGGGCGACATGGCCCTCGACCTCTACTGCGGTGTCGGCCTGTTCGCCGGCGCGCTGGCCGAACGCGTCGGCGAGCGCGGCGCCGTCCTCGGCATCGAATCGGGCAAGCGGGCCGTGCAGGACGCCCGGCACAATCTCCAGGACCTCGACCGGGTGCGTATCGAGCACGGCAAGGTCGACCAGGTCCTGCCGCGCACCGGCATCACCGAGGTCGACCTGATCGTCCTGGACCCGCCCCGCACCGGCGCCCGGCTCCCCACCGTCCGCCACCTCGCGTCACTGGGCGCCCGCCGCATCGCCTACGTCGCCTGCGACCCGGCCGCCCTCGCCCGCGACCTCGGCTACTTCGCCCAGGAGGGCTACCGCCCGGTCACCCTGCGGGCCTTCGACCTCTTCCCGATGACCCACCACGTCGAGTGCGTGGCGATCCTGGTGCCGGAGGCGAAGGCTTCCTGA
- a CDS encoding APC family permease, which translates to MSKLTDLPKRILIGRALRSDKLGETLLPKRLALPVFASDPLSSVAYAPGEVLLVLSIAGVSAYHFSPWIAVAVVVLMFTVVASYRQNVHAYPSGGGDYEVATTNLGPKAGLTVASALLVDYVLTVAVSVASGIENLGSAVPFFVTHKVLGAIGMIVILMLMNLRGVRESGTIFAIPTYAFVFGVFCMIAWGIFKISTGHDMHAPTAGYTIHAESSGIGGFALIFLLLRAFSSGCAALTGVEAISNGVPAFKKPKSKNAATTLAAMGLLATTMFCGIIALAINTHVRMAANPATDLLNHGKPVGAGFTQDPVIAQVAEAVFGHNSIPFIFLAAVTALVLFLAANTAYNGFPVLGSILAQDRYLPRQLHTRGDRLAFSNGIVVLAGFACVLVYIYGADSTRLIQLYIVGVFVSFTLSQTGMVRHWNRHLRTETDPAKRRHMVRSRAINTFGAFLTGLVLVIVLLTKFTHGAWVAVLGMVVFYGTMTAIRRHYTRVSDEIAADDEPGDDYVRPSRVHSIVLVSKLHKPTLRALSYAKLMRSDTLEALSINVDPVDTKALQADWHRRGIDVPLKVLDSPYREITRPIIDYVKGLRRNSPRDVVSVYIPEYVVGHWYEHLLHNQSALRLKGRLLFTPGVMVTSVPYQLESSEVAKARARRRADWSAPGSIRRGPVGPQQRDREREH; encoded by the coding sequence CCTGTCGATCGCCGGAGTGTCGGCCTACCACTTCAGCCCGTGGATCGCGGTCGCCGTCGTGGTGCTGATGTTCACGGTGGTCGCCTCCTACCGGCAGAACGTGCACGCCTACCCTTCGGGCGGCGGCGACTACGAGGTCGCCACCACCAACCTGGGGCCGAAGGCGGGGCTCACCGTCGCCAGCGCGCTGCTGGTCGACTACGTGCTCACGGTGGCGGTGTCGGTCGCCTCCGGCATCGAGAACCTCGGCTCCGCGGTGCCGTTCTTCGTCACCCACAAGGTGCTCGGCGCGATCGGCATGATCGTGATCCTGATGCTGATGAATCTGCGCGGGGTGCGCGAGTCCGGCACGATCTTCGCCATCCCCACCTACGCGTTCGTCTTCGGCGTCTTCTGCATGATCGCCTGGGGCATCTTCAAGATCAGCACTGGGCATGACATGCACGCGCCCACCGCGGGCTATACGATCCATGCCGAGTCCTCCGGCATCGGCGGTTTCGCGCTGATCTTCCTGCTGCTGCGCGCCTTCTCCTCCGGCTGCGCCGCCCTCACCGGCGTCGAGGCGATCAGCAACGGCGTCCCGGCCTTCAAGAAGCCCAAGTCCAAGAACGCCGCCACCACGCTGGCCGCGATGGGCCTGCTCGCCACCACCATGTTCTGCGGCATCATCGCGCTGGCGATAAACACCCATGTGCGCATGGCCGCGAACCCCGCCACCGACCTGCTCAACCACGGCAAGCCGGTCGGCGCCGGATTCACCCAGGACCCGGTGATCGCCCAGGTCGCCGAGGCGGTCTTCGGCCACAACTCGATCCCGTTCATCTTCCTGGCCGCCGTCACCGCCCTGGTGCTCTTCCTGGCCGCCAACACCGCCTACAACGGCTTCCCGGTGCTCGGCTCGATCCTCGCCCAGGACCGCTACCTGCCGCGCCAGTTGCACACCCGCGGCGACCGGCTGGCCTTCTCCAACGGCATCGTGGTGCTGGCCGGCTTCGCCTGCGTCCTGGTCTACATCTACGGCGCCGACTCCACCCGGCTGATCCAGCTGTACATCGTCGGCGTCTTCGTCTCCTTCACCCTCAGCCAGACCGGCATGGTGCGGCACTGGAACCGGCACCTGCGCACCGAGACCGACCCGGCCAAGCGCCGCCACATGGTCCGCTCCCGGGCCATCAACACCTTCGGCGCCTTCCTCACCGGCCTGGTGCTGGTCATCGTGCTGCTCACCAAATTCACCCACGGCGCCTGGGTCGCGGTCCTCGGCATGGTCGTCTTCTACGGCACCATGACCGCGATCCGCCGCCACTACACCCGGGTCTCCGACGAGATCGCCGCCGACGACGAGCCGGGCGACGACTACGTACGCCCCTCCCGGGTGCACTCCATCGTGCTGGTGTCCAAACTGCACAAGCCCACCCTGCGGGCGCTGTCCTACGCCAAGCTGATGCGCTCCGACACCCTCGAAGCGCTCAGCATCAACGTCGACCCCGTCGACACCAAGGCCCTGCAGGCCGACTGGCACCGGCGCGGCATCGACGTACCGCTCAAGGTCCTCGACTCGCCCTACCGCGAGATCACCCGGCCGATCATCGACTACGTCAAGGGCCTGCGCCGCAACAGCCCGCGGGACGTGGTCAGCGTCTACATCCCCGAATACGTCGTCGGGCACTGGTACGAGCACCTGCTGCACAACCAGAGCGCGCTGCGGCTCAAGGGCCGGCTGCTGTTCACCCCCGGGGTGATGGTGACCTCCGTGCCCTACCAGCTGGAGTCCTCCGAGGTCGCCAAGGCGCGTGCCCGCCGCCGCGCCGACTGGAGCGCGCCTGGCTCCATCCGCCGCGGCCCGGTGGGGCCGCAGCAGCGCGACCGGGAGCGCGAGCACTGA